A section of the Candidatus Bathyarchaeota archaeon genome encodes:
- a CDS encoding CoB--CoM heterodisulfide reductase iron-sulfur subunit B family protein has protein sequence MSYAYFIGCQVPARFNNYDVSTRNVAKALGIDLRDLEGAGCCGLSIRAFSFETWLAMGARILAMAEEKDQELVTVCNGCYGALVETRNILEENDKLREKINEMLSAEGLKYQGKTGVKHFIQILYYDYGLENIKAAVKQCFDQFNVAVHYGCHVLRPSKNTKFDNSENPKMLDELVEATGAKSIYWPLKLWCCGAPTLAFDVNLGIKLAGIKLKNAKECGAHCMVTICPICGTQFDLQQSVIAEAFGEEYNLPALFYPQILGLALGLKPTDVGLELNRVPADSILQFLK, from the coding sequence ATGAGTTACGCATATTTCATTGGTTGTCAAGTTCCAGCAAGATTCAATAATTATGATGTTTCGACTCGAAATGTCGCCAAAGCCCTGGGAATCGACCTTAGAGATCTTGAGGGTGCTGGTTGCTGTGGGCTCTCTATCAGAGCATTTAGTTTTGAAACTTGGCTTGCTATGGGTGCAAGAATCTTGGCAATGGCGGAGGAAAAAGACCAAGAACTTGTGACAGTATGCAATGGCTGCTATGGAGCATTAGTAGAAACCCGTAACATTCTGGAAGAAAACGATAAGCTTCGAGAAAAAATTAACGAGATGCTTAGTGCTGAGGGATTAAAATACCAAGGTAAAACTGGCGTCAAACATTTCATCCAAATTCTATACTATGACTACGGTCTAGAAAATATTAAAGCAGCAGTAAAGCAATGCTTTGACCAATTTAACGTAGCTGTGCATTATGGTTGTCACGTTCTCCGTCCATCAAAAAATACGAAATTCGATAATTCGGAGAACCCAAAAATGCTTGATGAATTGGTTGAGGCTACCGGTGCAAAGAGCATCTATTGGCCCTTAAAGTTATGGTGTTGTGGTGCACCAACCCTTGCTTTCGATGTAAACTTAGGCATAAAACTTGCCGGAATAAAGCTAAAAAACGCTAAGGAATGCGGGGCGCATTGCATGGTGACGATATGTCCAATCTGTGGAACTCAATTTGACTTGCAACAATCCGTTATCGCTGAAGCCTTCGGTGAGGAATATAACCTACCAGCCCTCTTCTATCCGCAAATTTTAGGATTAGCCTTAGGATTAAAGCCCACCGATGTGGGTCTTGAACTGAACAGGGTGCCAGCTGACTCTATTTTACAATTTCTAAAATGA
- a CDS encoding 4Fe-4S dicluster domain-containing protein, protein MINKSKNELSENFKPNPEFKLEIAQTHEGKTVLKCFQCGMCTSSCPYSELLEVKPHQVIRMIHLGMRDQ, encoded by the coding sequence TTGATTAACAAAAGCAAAAATGAACTATCGGAGAATTTTAAACCTAATCCAGAATTCAAGTTAGAGATTGCGCAAACTCATGAAGGTAAAACTGTTCTTAAATGCTTTCAATGTGGAATGTGTACTTCAAGTTGTCCCTATTCTGAATTATTAGAAGTGAAGCCTCATCAAGTAATCCGAATGATCCACCTAGGCATGCGGGATCAAG
- a CDS encoding hydrogenase iron-sulfur subunit gives MSTMMGEKEQFLVVGGGISGIQASLELAEHGHTVYLVEKGPSIGGKMAQLDKTFPTLDCSICILAPKMVEVSRHPSIRLISYAEIKQVRPINNGDSFEVVIVSKPRYINRDACNGCRLCVEKCPVKVPCEFNAQLGYRKAIYIPFPQAVPATATIDKEHCLFFTRGVCQICKKICPANAVEFEQKPTELTIKVKAIIVATGFELLDPSILPQYGYGRFADVLVSLQYERLLSASGPTGGEILKPSDKTKPKKIVFIQCVGSRNENVKPYCSQICCMYATKQAIITKEHDPEIEVFILYNDLKALGKNHEEFIRRAMEEFQIKYVKGLPGEVLKDVATGKLTVRYADLLAGDVKTLQVDMVVLCPAVVPSTGSELLAKTLGIQTDEYGFFKSLDPKNPSDSSIRGIYLCGMCQAPKDISSSVIQASAAVARATVRTIPAKAPEVKVRVKERLTELESRIGVFVCDCGINIKGVVNVPEVVEYAKTLPNVIHAEERLFACSKDSQVLIKDVIERYKLNRVVVAACTPRTHEPLFRSTCEEIGLNPYLFEMANIREHDSWVHSGRPLEATKKAKDLVRMAVARARLLSPLYKIETKVTPATLIIGGGLSGLTATKAIADKGFHVYLIEREEDIGGRLKYEHTIPLQGITTEDVLLPLINDVRSHKNVTLLTSTELKQVKGSVGNFEVTVTRMGKEETFSVGVIIVATGSEELKPKGIYGFGEYDNVYSLSEYRRMLHTNEAKVGKNIVIILCAGSREKQGRTYCSNVCCAEAIDCALELKKRSPKSHVYILYRDIRLPFDEEKYYSKVREEGVTFIRYEPDMPPKVKPKENGNLSISVFDTIAKLEVEISVDEVVLATPMVPREDCSKVSSTLKVPLNLNGFFLEAHPKLRPVDFETDGIYLCGTAHSPQGLSECICQALASASRALTILMKEKIWSEAVTAEVDPNRCIGCGNCEVVCEYGAVKLRGLVSEVNPLLCKGCGVCVVECPAKAIEIHHFTDNQISAMITEALRTPTVSTEPNILSFFCNWCAYAGADMAGVSRFSYPPTIKIIRVMCTGRIDPIHVLQAFLLGADGVLIGGCHRGDCHYISGNLKAEKRIEALKKLLQAAGIGAERLRFEWISAGEGQKLARVVEEFTAQISKLGPNPLGNSALKGRDGI, from the coding sequence ATGAGCACGATGATGGGTGAAAAGGAGCAGTTTCTTGTAGTAGGTGGTGGCATTTCTGGCATTCAAGCTTCCCTTGAGCTTGCGGAGCATGGGCATACAGTTTATTTGGTCGAGAAGGGGCCGTCGATCGGCGGTAAGATGGCGCAACTTGACAAAACTTTTCCAACACTTGATTGCTCCATTTGCATTCTCGCTCCTAAAATGGTTGAGGTTTCCCGTCATCCAAGTATTAGACTAATTTCTTATGCCGAAATAAAACAGGTTCGACCAATAAATAACGGGGATTCCTTTGAGGTTGTAATAGTTTCGAAGCCACGCTATATAAATAGGGATGCCTGTAACGGTTGCCGTTTATGCGTGGAAAAATGTCCGGTAAAAGTTCCATGTGAATTTAACGCTCAGCTTGGATATCGGAAAGCCATATACATCCCCTTCCCCCAAGCAGTGCCTGCTACAGCTACAATCGATAAGGAACACTGCCTTTTTTTCACAAGAGGAGTATGCCAAATTTGCAAGAAAATATGTCCTGCAAACGCTGTGGAATTTGAGCAAAAACCCACCGAATTAACGATTAAGGTTAAGGCAATCATAGTTGCTACAGGCTTCGAATTATTAGATCCATCAATCCTCCCTCAGTATGGATATGGCCGGTTCGCCGACGTATTAGTATCTTTACAATATGAGCGCCTTTTGAGTGCCTCTGGCCCGACCGGGGGAGAAATCCTAAAACCATCAGATAAAACTAAACCCAAAAAAATCGTCTTTATACAGTGTGTTGGGTCAAGAAACGAAAACGTAAAGCCTTATTGCTCACAAATTTGTTGCATGTATGCCACTAAGCAAGCAATCATAACGAAAGAACATGATCCTGAAATTGAAGTTTTTATCTTGTATAATGATCTTAAGGCCTTAGGAAAGAATCATGAGGAATTTATTCGAAGAGCTATGGAAGAATTCCAAATCAAATATGTGAAAGGTCTTCCAGGCGAGGTTCTCAAAGATGTTGCCACGGGGAAACTAACTGTAAGGTACGCAGATCTTCTGGCAGGAGACGTAAAAACACTGCAGGTAGATATGGTTGTTTTATGTCCTGCTGTGGTTCCTTCTACTGGCAGTGAACTCTTAGCCAAAACCCTTGGAATACAAACCGATGAATACGGCTTCTTTAAATCATTAGATCCGAAGAATCCCAGTGATTCTTCTATTCGGGGTATCTACCTGTGTGGCATGTGTCAAGCCCCAAAGGATATATCCAGCTCAGTTATTCAAGCCAGCGCGGCTGTCGCGAGAGCAACTGTTAGAACGATTCCAGCTAAGGCACCGGAAGTTAAGGTTAGGGTAAAAGAGAGGTTAACCGAGCTTGAGTCAAGAATAGGAGTGTTCGTTTGTGATTGCGGAATCAATATCAAAGGCGTAGTTAATGTTCCCGAAGTAGTGGAATATGCTAAGACACTCCCAAACGTCATTCACGCTGAAGAAAGACTCTTTGCATGTTCGAAAGACTCTCAAGTACTGATTAAAGATGTCATTGAGAGGTATAAGCTCAACCGCGTTGTTGTAGCTGCATGTACTCCTCGCACTCATGAACCCCTCTTCCGCAGCACATGTGAGGAAATCGGGCTTAACCCATACCTCTTTGAAATGGCAAACATACGGGAACATGATTCCTGGGTCCACTCTGGTCGACCCTTGGAAGCTACGAAAAAGGCAAAGGACCTAGTCAGAATGGCGGTGGCCAGAGCTAGGCTACTTTCCCCACTATACAAAATTGAAACTAAAGTTACACCAGCAACTCTGATAATCGGTGGGGGGTTATCAGGCTTAACGGCTACCAAGGCAATAGCAGATAAAGGTTTTCACGTCTATCTTATCGAACGGGAAGAAGACATCGGCGGACGCTTGAAATATGAGCACACTATTCCCTTACAAGGAATAACAACGGAAGATGTGTTACTACCCTTAATCAACGATGTTAGAAGCCACAAGAATGTTACGCTTCTGACCTCCACTGAATTAAAGCAAGTAAAGGGATCAGTTGGAAACTTTGAGGTAACAGTCACTCGAATGGGAAAGGAAGAAACATTTAGCGTAGGCGTAATAATTGTTGCAACTGGCTCTGAGGAGTTAAAACCAAAGGGCATTTACGGATTTGGTGAATACGACAACGTCTATTCCCTATCTGAGTATAGACGAATGCTTCACACCAATGAAGCTAAGGTCGGGAAAAATATAGTAATAATCCTCTGCGCTGGCTCACGGGAGAAACAAGGAAGAACGTATTGTTCAAACGTCTGTTGCGCCGAAGCTATCGACTGCGCCTTAGAACTAAAGAAACGTTCTCCAAAATCTCACGTGTACATTCTCTACCGTGATATACGACTGCCATTCGATGAGGAAAAATATTACAGCAAAGTTAGGGAAGAAGGCGTTACCTTCATACGCTACGAGCCTGACATGCCTCCAAAGGTGAAGCCTAAGGAGAACGGTAATCTGAGTATCAGCGTTTTTGATACGATCGCTAAACTGGAAGTCGAAATCTCCGTCGATGAGGTTGTGTTGGCTACTCCTATGGTGCCGCGGGAAGACTGTTCAAAGGTTTCGAGCACGTTAAAGGTTCCGCTCAACCTCAACGGATTTTTCTTAGAAGCACACCCCAAATTAAGACCTGTGGACTTTGAAACCGATGGCATATATTTATGTGGCACAGCGCATAGCCCCCAAGGATTATCCGAATGCATCTGTCAAGCCTTAGCTTCAGCCTCTAGAGCCTTAACCATATTAATGAAGGAAAAAATCTGGAGTGAAGCGGTAACAGCAGAGGTGGATCCAAATAGATGTATCGGTTGTGGAAACTGCGAAGTTGTGTGTGAATATGGTGCCGTTAAACTCAGAGGACTGGTTTCAGAGGTTAATCCACTTTTATGTAAGGGTTGTGGAGTTTGTGTCGTGGAATGTCCTGCTAAAGCAATCGAGATACATCACTTCACAGATAACCAAATCTCAGCAATGATCACAGAGGCCCTTAGAACACCTACCGTTTCAACTGAACCAAACATTCTATCATTTTTCTGTAATTGGTGTGCATATGCTGGAGCGGATATGGCAGGTGTAAGCCGTTTCAGTTACCCGCCGACAATCAAAATTATCCGAGTTATGTGTACTGGAAGAATTGACCCAATTCACGTTCTTCAGGCATTTTTACTTGGAGCTGATGGCGTTTTAATTGGAGGTTGCCATCGAGGTGATTGTCATTACATTTCCGGTAATCTGAAAGCTGAGAAAAGGATTGAGGCATTGAAAAAATTGCTACAAGCAGCCGGAATTGGCGCTGAAAGATTAAGGTTTGAGTGGATATCAGCTGGAGAGGGCCAGAAGCTGGCAAGGGTAGTGGAAGAATTTACAGCTCAAATCAGTAAGCTTGGACCAAATCCGCTTGGAAATTCGGCTTTAAAAGGTCGGGATGGGATTTGA
- a CDS encoding methylenetetrahydrofolate reductase C-terminal domain-containing protein has product MIIMEQKPLEEILKMLERVDNVLIVGCNGCAGIYQVGGEKQAEIMKILIGMAVKLKQNREIKTKSCAVLRQCDSQIAATSLRPIVEDYEAILSLACGVGVQTVAQLFENKLVIPANNTKFIGMQDRELGKFYELCSACGECILFETGGICPVTRCGKSLLNGPCGGQALGKCEVGGWKKDCAWVLIYNRLKEKNMLEYFTKFREPRDFRIRQGPREMGGE; this is encoded by the coding sequence ATGATCATAATGGAACAGAAGCCTTTAGAAGAAATTCTAAAGATGCTTGAAAGAGTTGACAATGTTTTAATTGTCGGCTGTAATGGGTGCGCTGGAATATATCAAGTAGGGGGAGAAAAACAGGCTGAAATCATGAAAATCCTTATTGGAATGGCAGTGAAACTGAAACAAAACCGTGAAATAAAAACTAAGTCCTGCGCAGTACTTCGACAATGCGATAGCCAGATCGCGGCTACAAGTTTAAGACCGATCGTCGAAGATTATGAGGCGATATTGTCTCTCGCATGTGGAGTTGGTGTTCAAACGGTCGCTCAATTGTTTGAGAATAAACTCGTCATTCCTGCGAATAACACAAAATTCATTGGAATGCAGGATCGTGAACTAGGGAAATTCTATGAACTCTGTTCTGCTTGCGGCGAATGTATTCTATTTGAAACCGGAGGCATCTGCCCGGTGACGAGATGTGGCAAAAGCCTGTTGAATGGCCCATGTGGGGGGCAGGCCTTAGGAAAGTGCGAAGTTGGCGGCTGGAAGAAGGATTGTGCTTGGGTCCTCATTTATAACCGACTTAAGGAGAAAAACATGCTTGAATATTTCACCAAGTTCAGGGAACCTAGAGATTTTCGGATTCGACAGGGACCACGTGAAATGGGGGGAGAATAA
- a CDS encoding methylenetetrahydrofolate reductase: MAKQVYSELMKSITEGKFIFTGEIEPVKTTDLHEVIETAKILKGHVVAVNITDNPTAFAYMNSLIPSYVIQRDVGLEAVYQMVSRDRNRIALTSDLLAAGYLGIKNVLALSGDHTTVGDNPGAKPVYDLDSTGLLYLIRKMVDEGVDLAGNKIDKPPKFHVGIAAALGADPIEPELLKIERKVKIGVDFIQTQAAYDIEVAKRFLKLTEHLNVPTLIGIAPLKSIPMLDWMVKFVPGIVIPKEFQDRLRKAKEKGGKEAIFQENIEFFGEFVKEIRATTHAAGIHIMAIGFEWIVPKIIERAGLKTID, translated from the coding sequence ATGGCGAAGCAGGTTTACAGCGAATTAATGAAAAGTATCACTGAGGGTAAGTTCATATTTACTGGAGAAATTGAACCAGTAAAAACGACCGATCTTCACGAAGTTATTGAAACCGCGAAGATACTTAAGGGACATGTGGTTGCAGTCAATATCACTGATAATCCAACTGCATTTGCATATATGAACTCGTTAATTCCATCGTATGTTATCCAAAGAGATGTGGGTTTAGAAGCGGTTTATCAGATGGTCAGCCGGGATAGGAATAGGATTGCCCTTACCTCTGACCTGTTAGCAGCTGGATATCTGGGTATTAAAAATGTTCTCGCCTTGTCCGGGGATCATACAACTGTCGGCGATAACCCAGGTGCTAAACCAGTTTACGACCTTGACTCAACTGGTTTACTATACCTGATAAGAAAGATGGTTGACGAGGGTGTTGATCTCGCAGGGAACAAGATAGATAAACCCCCGAAATTTCACGTGGGGATAGCTGCAGCATTAGGTGCTGACCCCATTGAACCTGAGCTTCTTAAAATTGAGCGAAAGGTCAAGATCGGTGTTGACTTCATTCAAACTCAAGCTGCATATGACATAGAGGTGGCAAAGCGATTTCTTAAACTTACAGAACATCTTAACGTTCCTACACTTATTGGGATCGCTCCGTTGAAATCCATTCCAATGCTAGATTGGATGGTAAAGTTTGTTCCTGGAATAGTTATTCCCAAAGAATTCCAAGACAGGTTGAGGAAAGCTAAGGAGAAGGGGGGTAAAGAAGCCATCTTTCAAGAAAACATCGAATTCTTCGGCGAATTCGTGAAAGAGATTAGGGCAACAACGCATGCTGCGGGCATTCATATA